CCGGCAGATGGCGCAGCCGCCGGCGGTGCGCGATGGTCGCGAGTGCCGCCGTGGCCTCCACCATGGCGAACTCGTCGCCGAGGCACTTACGGCTGCCCGCGGAGAACGGCATCATCGCGCGGCGCTGTGCCGCGGTGGGCCGCCCCGGCAGCCAGCGGTCCGGGTCGAAGCGCTCGGGGTCGGGGAAGGAGGCGGGATCGTGGTGCAGGAGATAGGGGCTGTACAGGACGGTGGCCCCTTGGGGCAGCCGGCGCCCGGCCAGTTCCGTCTCCCTGGTGGTGACGCGGGTGAACAGCCAGCCGGGGGACGAGTGGCGCAGGGTCTCGGAGACGACGCACCGGGTGTAGGCGAGACGGGGCAGGTCGTCGGGGCCGGGGGGCCGGCCGTCGGCGAGGACGGCGTCGACCTCGGCGTGCAGGCGGCGTTCCGCCTCCGGATGGCGGGCGAGCAGGCTGAAGGCGGCGGCCAGGGCCAGCGCCTGGGTCTCGGCGCCGGTGAGCAGCAGCGTGATCAGGTGGTCGTGCACCTCCTGGTCGCTGATCGGCTTGGCCGTGCCGGTGCCGTGCGCGGCCGCGAGCAGGGCGCCCAGCACGTCGTCGTGCTCGGCGCCGCCGTGCCGTTGTGCGATCGCCGCGTCGATGATCGCGTGCAGGCGGGAGAGCGCGCGGCGGTAGCGGCGGTTGGCGGGCGTGGGGAGCCGGAAGAGGGCGTCGATCGGCACGACCGTGCGGACGAACAGGCCGCGGACGACGTCGGTGAGGCAGTGCCGCACCTCCGCGGCCGTCGCGTCGTCCAGCGAGTCCGAGAGCAGGACCCGGCTGATCACGCGGGTCGTCAGAGCCGTCATCGCCTCGGTGACGGGCACCGTACGGCCCGGCTGCCAGGCGCGGCACACCGCCTCGGCCTCCTCGGTGACGAGGCCGGTGTAGACGGTGACATGGGAGGGCCGGAAGGCGGGTTGCAGCAGCCTGCGCTTGTCCCGGTGCGCCGTCTGGCGGCAGGTGACCAGGCCGTCGCCCATCAGCTTGCCGAGCCTGTCGTAGAGCGGGCCGCCCTTGTCGAACGTGTGCGGGTCCATGAGCACCTCGTGCGCCAGCTCGGGGTGGCACACCATCCAGGCGCGCTGCGGACCCAGCCGTATCTCGACCAGATCCCCGTGCGCGGGCAGAGAATTCAGAAACGCCAGCGGCCGGCGGTAGAAGGCGATACCGTGACCGAGGAACGGGAATATGCCGGGAGCAGTACCTGTCGTCCACGTCCGGTTCTGTTCGGGCTCAGTACGGCTCATGGGTATCTCCTGACCGATGTGACACGCGAAACGTGTTGAGTTCTTTCGGAGTTGAACTGCCACCTGCTCTTGCCCAGGTTCATCGGCGCGCGTTTATCGGAAACCTTTCTGCACAGGGGCGCACGGGAGCACACGGAAGCAAAAAGTTGAATCCGGCGCGTGCTTGACCTGTCTTCGCGCCGGCTCCAGGATCCTGAGCCATGACCCAGGGACACGGCAGCACGGTCGACGGGGTGCTGCGGCGCAGCGCCCGGCGCACCCCGGCCCGCCTCGCGGTGGAGTACGGCGAGCGCCGCTGGACGTACGGCGAACTCGACGCCGCGGTCTCCCGGGCGGCCTCGGTACTGCTCGCGCACGGCCTCACGCCCGGCGACCGGGTCGGCGCCTACGGCCACAACTCCGACGCCTACCTGATCGGTTTCCTCGCCTGCGCCCGCGCCGGCCTGGTCCATGTGCCGGTGAACCAGAACCTGACCGGTGACGACCTGGCGTACCTCGTCGGCCAGTCCGGCAGCACCCTCGTCCTCGCCGACCCGGACCTCGCCGGCCGGCTGCCGGACGGCGTACGGGTGCTGCCGCTGCGGGACGCCGATAACTCACTCCTCACGCGGCTGGCGGACGCGCCGCCGTACGACGGCCCCGAACCCCGCACCGAGGACCTGGTGCAGCTGCTGTACACCTCCGGTACGACCGCCCTGCCCAAGGGCGCCATGATGACCCACCGGGCCCTGGTGCACGAGTACCTGAGCGCGATCACCGCGCTCGACCTGAGCGCCGGTGACCGGCCGGTGCACGCGCTGCCGCTGTACCACTCGGCCCAGATGCACGTGTTCCTGCTGCCCTGTCTCGCGGTCGGCGCGACCAGCATCATCCTGGACGCACCCGACGGGGACCGGCTGTTCGAGCTGATCGAGACCGGGCGGGTGGACAGCCTCTTCGCGCCGCCCACGGTGTGGATCGGCCTGGCGAACCGGCCCGACTTCGCCACCCGCGACCTCGACGGGCTGCGCAAGGCGTACTACGGCGCTTCGATCATGCCCGTGCCGGTGCTGGAGCGGCTGCGCGAGCGGTTGCCGCGGCTGGCGTTCTACAACTGCTTCGGGCAGAGCGAGATCGGCCCGCTGGCCATGGTGCTCGGCCCCGACGAACACGAGGGCCGGCTCGACTCCTGCGGCCGTACCGTGCTGTTCGTGGACGCCCGCGTGGTGGACGACAAGGGCGAGGACGTGCCCGACGGCACCCCCGGTGAGATCGTCTACCGCTCACCGCAGTTGTGCGAGGGCTACTGGGACAAGCCGGAGGAGACCGCCGAGGCCTTCCGGGGCGGCTGGTTCCACTCCGGGGACCTCGCGGTGCGCGACGCCGACGGCTACTTCACGATCGTGGACCGGGTGAAGGACGTCATCAACTCCGGTGGCGTCCTGGTGGCGTCACGCCAGGTCGAGGACGCCCTCTACACGCACGAGGCGGTCGCCGAGGCCGCCGTGATCGGCCTGCCCGACGAGCGGTGGATCGAGGCCGTCACGGCGGTCGTCGTCCCGCGCGGCGAGGTGACGGAGGAGCAGCTGATCGCGCACGTGAAGTCGAAGCTCGCTCCCTTCAAGGCGCCCAAACGGGTGCTGTTCGTCGACGAGTTGCCGCGCAACGCCAGCGGGAAGATCCTCAAGCGCGCACTGCGGGACCGCTTCGGCGGTTAGCCGAGGCCCTGGCCGGCCGGCGCCTTGCCGGGCTGCAGGGCGTCGGCCAGCACCCGCCAGTGCGGCAGTGCCGATCCGCCCGGCTCGACACCGATCACCTGCACCGCGACATGATCGGCGCCCGCCTCCACGTGCCCGTGCAGCTTGCCCACGACCGTCTCCGGGTCGCCCCAGAACACCAGGTCGTCCACGAACCGGTCGCTGCCGCCGCCGGAGAGGTCGTCGTCGGTGTATCCGAGCCGGCGGAACTTCGCGATGTTGTACGGGGTTTCGAGGTAGCCGGCGAGGTGCTCGCGGGCGAGGGCGCGGGCCCGGGCCGGGTCGGTCTCGAACAGCACCGCCTGCTCGACGGCGAGGAAGGCGTCCGCGCCGAGGATCTGCCGGGCCTGCGTGGTGTGGGCCGTGTTCACGTGGTAGGTGTGGGCGCCCTCGGCGCGGTCACGGGCCAGTTCCAGCATCTTCGGGCCGTACGCGGCCAGCAGTCGCCGCACCGGCTGGGCCGGGCCGGGATTCGGGCTCTCCATGGCGTCCAGTGCGTCCAGATACCCGGCCATCGCGGCCAGCGGTTTGACCCCGGCGCGCGGCTGCCCGCCGAAGCCCAGGCCGAGCACGTGCCGCCCCGGATAGGCGTCCGCCAGCAGCACCGAGGCGCCGTGCGTCCAGGTCGCCTCCCGGGACCAGATCCGCGCGATACCGTTCACGACGACGAGCCGCTGCGTGGACGCGAGCAGATACCCGGCGTGCGTGAACGCGTCCCGCCCGAGCGCCTCCGGGATCCATACGGCCCGCCAGCCGAGGTCCTCCAGCTCCTGGACCGAGTCCCGGATCCGCGCGGCCGGCTGGTGCTCGAAGTCGAAGGTGTAGATCCCGAACGTTCCGAGGTTCATGGGTGCTCCCTCGCGAGATGGATCGAACGATTCCCGTTGCTCGATTCGAAATATCGCAGAATCTCGATACGATGCGCAAGCGGGGAGCCGGCGTGGCGGGGGCGGGGGGAGGGGAGCGGACGCGGGGATCGCGAGAGGGGGGTGCGAGGGGAGGGGCTCGCCGGTCTAAAGCGTCTGCCCCAGCTCCCTGACCAGGTCGGCGATGCGCTGCTCGTCCCGCTTGTAGTGGGTCCACTTGCCCACGCGGGTGGCCCGGACCAGGCCCGCGCGCTGGAGTTCGGCCATATACGCCGACACGGTCGACTGGGCCAGGCCCGCCTTGGCCTGGATGTGGCTCACGCACACACCCACCTCGGCCGGATCGGCGATGGCCGTCTCCATGGGGAAGTGCCGCTCGGGCTCGCGCAGCCAGCGCAGCATCTGCAGCCGCATCGGATTGGACAGCGCCCGCAGCGCGTTGACCAGGTGCGGGTCCGGGGTGGGGGCGGTGTCCGTCATGGATCCGGAGTATAGGGCTGCTGCGACGTTTCGCGGTACGTCGATACGACCGGCCCCTTGCCTCGCAGCCGAGCCGCCTGAGGCTGCTCCCGCGCCAGGGAGTCGAGGCGGGCGACTGCAGGCGCTCCCTTGACCCGGTGGTCGAGGCGACTGCGGGCGCCCCCTTGCCAGGGAGTCGAACCGACTGCGGGCGCTCCCTTGCTCGGTGGTCGAGGCGAGTGTGGCCGCCCGCCCGCCGGCCCTGCCCCGCACGTGCCCGGTGGCCGGGGCGGCTCCGGACGGCCCCCGCCCGCCTACCCGGCCGCCCGTGGCCGCAGGTCGACGATGCGGCGGATCTTGCCCACCGACCGCTCCAGCGACTCCGGCTCCACGATCTCCACGTCGACGGAGACCCCGATCCCGTCCTTCACGGCCGCGGCGATGGACCGGGCCGCCAGTTCCCGCGCCTCCGGGCCCGCGTCCGGGCGGGCCTCGGCCCGGACCGTCAGGCGGTCAAGGCGGCCCTCCCGGGTCAGCCGGAGCTGGAAGTGGGGCGCCACACCGGGCGTACGCAGCACGATCTCCTCGATCTGGGTCGGGAACAGGTTGACCCCGCGCAGGATCACCATGTCGTCGCTGCGCCCGGTGATCTTCTCCATGCGCCGGAAGACCCGCGCCGTGCCGGGCAGCAGCCGGGTCAGGTCCCGGGTGCGGTACCGGACGATCGGCATGGCCTCCTTGGTCAGGGAGGTGAAGACCAGCTCACCGCGCTCGCCCTCCGGGAGCACCTCGCCGGTGATCGGGTCGACCACCTCCGGGTAGAAGTGGTCCTCCCAGATGGTCAGCCCGTCCTTGGTCTCCACGCACTCCTGCGCCACGCCCGGGCCGATCACCTCGGAGAGGCCGTAGATGTCGACGGCGTCGATGGCGAACCGCTCCTCGATCTCGCGCCGCATCTGCTCGGTCCAGGGTTCGGCCCCGAAGACGCCCACGCGCAGTGAGGTGCCGCGCGGGTCCACGCCCTGCCGTTCGAACTCGTCGAGCAGGGTGAGCATGTAGGAGGGGGTCACCATGATGACGGCCGGCCGGAGGTCCTGGATCAGCTGCACCTGACGGGCCGTCATCCCGCCGGAGGCCGGGACGACCGTGCAGCCGAGGCGTTCGGCGCCGTAGTGGGCGCCCAGGCCGCCGGTGAACAGCCCATAGCCGTACGCCACATGCACGATGTCACCGGGCCGCCCGCCGGCCGCGCGGATCGACCGCGCCACCATGTCGGCCCACATGGAGAGATCGTTGTCCGTGTAGCCCACCACCGTGGGGCGTCCCGTGGTGCCGCTGGAGGCGTGCAGCCGGCGGATCCGCTCGCGCGGCACGGCGAACATGCCGTACGGGTAGTTCTCCCTGAGGTCGGCCTTGGTGGTGAAGGGGAAACGGGCCAGGTCGGCGAGGGAACGGCAGTCCTCGGGGCGTACGCCGGCCTTGTCGAAGGACTCCCGGTAGAACGGCACGTTGGCGTAGGCGTGCCGCAGTGAGGCGCGCAGCCGCTCCAGCTGAAGCTCGCGCAGCTCCTCGTGCCCGAGCCGTTCACCCGCGTCCAGCAGGTCCGTCGCATCCGCCATCGAGTCGTCTCCTCGCCGCACTCCCATTCCGGACGACCGATCATTCGGTCGATTCCGTCCGGGGTCAGTAATACAGTCCATGGCGCCGCAGGCAAGAGGCCGACGAGGATTTTTTCCGCACCCGGCGCTCCGAGGGGTAACGCGTTGCGGCGTGCCGGGGCGGACCGACATGATCAGGCCATGCCAACCCTCACCACACCCGATGGCACCCGGCTCGCCTATCACCTGCGCGGCGACGGCGAACCGCTCGCCGTCCTGCCCGGCGGGCCCATGCGGGCCTCCGCCTACCTCGGAGACCTCGGCGGGCTGGCCGCTCACCGACGCCTGGCCCTGCTGGACCTGCGGGGCACCGGCGACTCCGGGCCGCCGGCGGACCCGGCGACGTATCGCTGCGACCGCATGGTCGCCGACGTGGAGCTGTGGCGTGCGCACCTGGGGCTGGAGCGCATGGACCTGCTCGCCCACTCGGCGGGCGCGGCCCTGGCCGTGCTCTACGCGGCCCGCCACCCGCAGCGGATCCGGCGGCTGCTCCTGATCACGCCCAACCCGTCCGCGCTGGGCCTGCGGGCGACGCCCGAGGACCGGCTGGCCGCGGCCCGGCTGCGCGCGGACGAGCGGTGGTTCGCGCAGGCGTTCCCCGCCTTCCGGGCCTGGCTGGCGGGCGAGGCCGACTTCGACGACGTCTTCCTGCCGTTCTTCTACGGCCGCTGGGACGACACCGCCAGGGCGCACGCGGACGCCGACGTCGAGCAGACCAACGAGGAGGCGGGGGAGCGCTACTTCGCCGACGGCGCCTTCACCCCGGACGCGACGCGGGCCGCACTCGCCCGGCTGACCGCGCCGGTCCTCCTCCACGCCGGGGAACTCGACGGCGGCCCCCGCCCGGACCTCGTCCGCCGAGCGGCCGAGGCCTTCCCGAACGCCGAGGTCGCCGTCCAGCCGGGCGCCGGCCACTACCCCTGGCTGGACGACCCGGAGTGGTTCCGCGAGCGCACCCTCGCCTTCCTCGGGCGACCGGCGGGCGCGGCTCTGTCCTCGGCAGAGTGGGCGGCCGGGGCGCGACCGCCCCGCTAGCGTGCCGGGCATGGACACCACGGCGCCGTACACCATCGAGGCGAACGGCATCACCCTCGCCTGCCGGTCCTGGGGCCCGGCGCAGGCCCCGCCGGTCGTGCTGCTGCACTGCCGGGGCGCCGACGGCGCGGACTGGACGCACATCGCCGAGCGGCTGGCGTCGCCCCCGCGTCCGCGCCGGGTGCACGCCCCGGACCTGCGCGGTCACGGACGCAGTACCTGGCCGGGGGACTACCGGGCCGAGGCGATGAGCGACGACGTCCACGCCCTGCTGGCCGCCCTCGGCCTGGACGGCGTCGACCTCGTGGGCCACTCGCTGGGCGGCATCGTCGCCTATCTGCTGGCCCAGCGTCATCCCGGCGCCGTACGGCGGCTGGTGCTGGAGGACGTCTGCGCACCGGTGCCGCTCG
This genomic interval from Streptomyces sp. NBC_00557 contains the following:
- a CDS encoding cytochrome P450 — its product is MSRTEPEQNRTWTTGTAPGIFPFLGHGIAFYRRPLAFLNSLPAHGDLVEIRLGPQRAWMVCHPELAHEVLMDPHTFDKGGPLYDRLGKLMGDGLVTCRQTAHRDKRRLLQPAFRPSHVTVYTGLVTEEAEAVCRAWQPGRTVPVTEAMTALTTRVISRVLLSDSLDDATAAEVRHCLTDVVRGLFVRTVVPIDALFRLPTPANRRYRRALSRLHAIIDAAIAQRHGGAEHDDVLGALLAAAHGTGTAKPISDQEVHDHLITLLLTGAETQALALAAAFSLLARHPEAERRLHAEVDAVLADGRPPGPDDLPRLAYTRCVVSETLRHSSPGWLFTRVTTRETELAGRRLPQGATVLYSPYLLHHDPASFPDPERFDPDRWLPGRPTAAQRRAMMPFSAGSRKCLGDEFAMVEATAALATIAHRRRLRHLPGRVERPPRPGITMGPRSLVMVCEDRATSTAARRASDSRRAGDHVVGNA
- a CDS encoding acyl-CoA synthetase is translated as MTQGHGSTVDGVLRRSARRTPARLAVEYGERRWTYGELDAAVSRAASVLLAHGLTPGDRVGAYGHNSDAYLIGFLACARAGLVHVPVNQNLTGDDLAYLVGQSGSTLVLADPDLAGRLPDGVRVLPLRDADNSLLTRLADAPPYDGPEPRTEDLVQLLYTSGTTALPKGAMMTHRALVHEYLSAITALDLSAGDRPVHALPLYHSAQMHVFLLPCLAVGATSIILDAPDGDRLFELIETGRVDSLFAPPTVWIGLANRPDFATRDLDGLRKAYYGASIMPVPVLERLRERLPRLAFYNCFGQSEIGPLAMVLGPDEHEGRLDSCGRTVLFVDARVVDDKGEDVPDGTPGEIVYRSPQLCEGYWDKPEETAEAFRGGWFHSGDLAVRDADGYFTIVDRVKDVINSGGVLVASRQVEDALYTHEAVAEAAVIGLPDERWIEAVTAVVVPRGEVTEEQLIAHVKSKLAPFKAPKRVLFVDELPRNASGKILKRALRDRFGG
- a CDS encoding TIGR03620 family F420-dependent LLM class oxidoreductase — protein: MNLGTFGIYTFDFEHQPAARIRDSVQELEDLGWRAVWIPEALGRDAFTHAGYLLASTQRLVVVNGIARIWSREATWTHGASVLLADAYPGRHVLGLGFGGQPRAGVKPLAAMAGYLDALDAMESPNPGPAQPVRRLLAAYGPKMLELARDRAEGAHTYHVNTAHTTQARQILGADAFLAVEQAVLFETDPARARALAREHLAGYLETPYNIAKFRRLGYTDDDLSGGGSDRFVDDLVFWGDPETVVGKLHGHVEAGADHVAVQVIGVEPGGSALPHWRVLADALQPGKAPAGQGLG
- a CDS encoding ArsR/SmtB family transcription factor — encoded protein: MTDTAPTPDPHLVNALRALSNPMRLQMLRWLREPERHFPMETAIADPAEVGVCVSHIQAKAGLAQSTVSAYMAELQRAGLVRATRVGKWTHYKRDEQRIADLVRELGQTL
- the paaK gene encoding phenylacetate--CoA ligase PaaK, whose amino-acid sequence is MADATDLLDAGERLGHEELRELQLERLRASLRHAYANVPFYRESFDKAGVRPEDCRSLADLARFPFTTKADLRENYPYGMFAVPRERIRRLHASSGTTGRPTVVGYTDNDLSMWADMVARSIRAAGGRPGDIVHVAYGYGLFTGGLGAHYGAERLGCTVVPASGGMTARQVQLIQDLRPAVIMVTPSYMLTLLDEFERQGVDPRGTSLRVGVFGAEPWTEQMRREIEERFAIDAVDIYGLSEVIGPGVAQECVETKDGLTIWEDHFYPEVVDPITGEVLPEGERGELVFTSLTKEAMPIVRYRTRDLTRLLPGTARVFRRMEKITGRSDDMVILRGVNLFPTQIEEIVLRTPGVAPHFQLRLTREGRLDRLTVRAEARPDAGPEARELAARSIAAAVKDGIGVSVDVEIVEPESLERSVGKIRRIVDLRPRAAG
- a CDS encoding alpha/beta fold hydrolase gives rise to the protein MPTLTTPDGTRLAYHLRGDGEPLAVLPGGPMRASAYLGDLGGLAAHRRLALLDLRGTGDSGPPADPATYRCDRMVADVELWRAHLGLERMDLLAHSAGAALAVLYAARHPQRIRRLLLITPNPSALGLRATPEDRLAAARLRADERWFAQAFPAFRAWLAGEADFDDVFLPFFYGRWDDTARAHADADVEQTNEEAGERYFADGAFTPDATRAALARLTAPVLLHAGELDGGPRPDLVRRAAEAFPNAEVAVQPGAGHYPWLDDPEWFRERTLAFLGRPAGAALSSAEWAAGARPPR